The following proteins are co-located in the Billgrantia tianxiuensis genome:
- a CDS encoding acyl-CoA dehydrogenase family protein has protein sequence MSDTSFLDWPFLEARHRDLAKHLEAWCQRELPRDHADVDATCIQLVRDLGQAGFLEGTAGDGIDVRSLCLIRETLARHDGLADFAFAMQGLGTGAISLFGSAEQKQWLDKTRRGEALAAFALTEPRSGSDVAQLDTVAERDGDHYRINGEKTWISNGGIADVYTLFARTDEAPGAKGLSCFLVPADTPGLEIRERLETISPHPLARLGFNDMRLPASAMIGQSGQGFRIAMAVLDVFRSTVGAAALGFARRALDESLERARNRELFGASLADLQMVQGHLAEMALDVDAAALLVYRAAWTKDMGAERVTREAAMAKLYATDRAQQVIDKAVQLHGGDGVRKGHIVESLYREIRALRIYEGASDVQKIVIARSCLAQQDTARHK, from the coding sequence ATGAGCGACACGAGCTTTCTCGACTGGCCGTTCCTCGAGGCCCGCCATCGCGACCTGGCCAAGCATCTGGAGGCGTGGTGCCAGCGCGAGCTGCCCCGCGACCACGCCGACGTCGACGCCACCTGCATCCAACTGGTGCGCGACCTGGGCCAGGCGGGCTTCCTCGAAGGCACCGCGGGGGACGGCATCGACGTGCGCAGCCTGTGCCTGATCCGCGAGACCCTGGCCCGCCACGACGGCCTGGCCGACTTCGCCTTCGCCATGCAGGGCCTGGGCACCGGGGCTATCAGCCTGTTCGGCAGCGCCGAGCAGAAACAGTGGCTGGACAAGACTCGCCGCGGCGAGGCACTGGCCGCCTTTGCCCTGACCGAGCCGCGCTCCGGCTCCGACGTGGCCCAGCTCGATACCGTGGCCGAACGCGACGGCGACCATTATCGGATCAACGGCGAGAAGACCTGGATCTCCAACGGCGGCATCGCCGATGTGTACACCCTGTTCGCCCGCACCGACGAGGCGCCCGGGGCCAAGGGGCTCTCCTGCTTCCTGGTGCCGGCCGATACGCCGGGGCTCGAGATCCGCGAGCGACTGGAGACGATCTCGCCGCACCCATTGGCACGGCTCGGCTTCAATGACATGCGACTGCCGGCGAGCGCCATGATCGGCCAGTCCGGCCAAGGCTTTCGCATCGCCATGGCGGTGCTCGACGTGTTCCGCTCCACGGTGGGTGCCGCGGCGCTGGGCTTCGCCCGCCGCGCGCTGGACGAGTCGCTCGAGCGTGCCAGGAACCGCGAGCTGTTCGGCGCCAGCCTGGCCGACCTGCAGATGGTGCAGGGGCACCTGGCGGAAATGGCGCTGGACGTGGATGCCGCCGCGCTGCTGGTCTATCGCGCCGCCTGGACCAAGGACATGGGCGCCGAGCGGGTCACCCGCGAAGCGGCCATGGCCAAGCTCTACGCCACCGACCGCGCCCAGCAGGTGATCGACAAGGCGGTGCAGTTGCACGGCGGCGACGGCGTGCGCAAGGGCCACATCGTCGAGAGCCTGTATCGCGAGATCCGCGCGCTGCGTATCTACGAAGGCGCCTCGGACGTGCAGAAGATAGTCATCGCCCGCAGCTGTTTGGCACAACAGGACACCGCCCGACACAAATAA
- a CDS encoding benzoate-CoA ligase family protein, whose protein sequence is MNTTSAHADTFTRDRLPPANEWPELRLDGFDYPERLNAAVELCDRWVERGHAERVALVGNGRRRTYGELAEWTNRLAHALVDDLGVRPGHRVLIRSANNPAMVACWLAATKAGAVVVNTMPMLRAGELAQVVDKAEVAVALCDTRLLDELEACAAESAFLKRVVGFDGTANHDAELDRLALDKPSRFEAVATAADDVALLGFTSGTTGKPKATMHFHRDLLIIADGYAREVLQVSADDVFVGSPPLAFTFGLGGLAIFPLRFGASAVLLEKATPPNMMEIIREHRATVVFTAPTAYRTMLASLENGQELDSLRVAVSAGETLPAPIYHDWIARTGKPILDGIGATEMLHIFISNRLDDHRPACTGKPVTGYEAKIVDAEMNELPRGEVGRLAVRGPTGCRYLDDVRQQGYVQEGWNITGDAFVQDEAGYFHFAARNDDMIVSAGYNIAGPEVEAALLAHEAVAECAVIGAPNGERGQIVEAFVVLSPGVEPDSDCVERLQDFVKQRIAPYKYPRSIRFVETLPKTATGKVQRFRLRQEHYPER, encoded by the coding sequence ATGAACACAACGTCGGCCCATGCCGATACCTTCACGCGGGACCGCCTGCCGCCCGCCAACGAATGGCCCGAGCTCCGGCTCGATGGCTTCGACTATCCCGAGCGGCTAAACGCCGCGGTGGAACTCTGCGACCGCTGGGTCGAGCGCGGCCACGCCGAGCGCGTGGCCCTGGTAGGCAACGGGCGCCGACGGACCTATGGCGAATTGGCCGAATGGACCAACCGCCTGGCCCATGCGCTGGTCGACGACCTCGGCGTGCGCCCCGGCCACCGGGTGCTGATACGCTCGGCCAACAACCCAGCCATGGTGGCCTGCTGGCTGGCTGCCACCAAGGCCGGCGCGGTGGTGGTCAACACCATGCCGATGCTGCGCGCAGGCGAGCTGGCCCAGGTCGTCGACAAGGCCGAAGTCGCCGTGGCCCTGTGCGATACCCGCCTGCTCGACGAACTCGAGGCCTGTGCCGCCGAGAGCGCCTTCCTGAAGCGAGTCGTCGGCTTTGACGGCACGGCCAACCACGATGCCGAACTCGACCGCCTGGCGCTCGACAAGCCCAGCCGCTTCGAGGCCGTGGCCACCGCCGCCGATGACGTCGCCCTGCTCGGTTTCACTTCCGGTACCACCGGCAAGCCCAAGGCAACCATGCATTTCCATCGCGACCTGCTGATCATCGCCGACGGCTACGCCCGCGAGGTGCTGCAAGTGAGTGCGGACGACGTCTTCGTCGGCTCGCCGCCTCTGGCTTTCACCTTCGGCCTAGGCGGGCTCGCCATCTTCCCGCTGCGCTTCGGCGCCAGCGCCGTGCTGCTGGAGAAGGCCACGCCACCCAACATGATGGAGATCATCCGCGAGCATCGTGCCACCGTCGTATTTACCGCGCCCACCGCCTATCGCACCATGCTCGCCTCGCTCGAAAACGGTCAGGAACTTGATAGCCTGCGCGTGGCGGTATCCGCTGGCGAGACGCTGCCGGCGCCGATCTATCACGACTGGATCGCCAGGACGGGCAAGCCGATTCTCGATGGCATCGGGGCCACCGAGATGCTGCACATCTTCATCTCCAATCGCCTCGACGACCATCGCCCCGCCTGCACAGGCAAGCCGGTGACCGGCTACGAGGCGAAGATCGTCGATGCCGAGATGAACGAGCTGCCTCGCGGTGAAGTGGGCCGCCTGGCGGTACGCGGCCCGACGGGCTGTCGCTATCTCGACGACGTTCGTCAGCAGGGCTACGTACAAGAAGGCTGGAATATCACCGGCGACGCCTTCGTTCAGGACGAGGCCGGCTATTTCCATTTCGCCGCGCGCAACGACGACATGATCGTCTCGGCCGGCTACAACATCGCCGGCCCCGAGGTTGAGGCCGCCCTGCTCGCCCACGAAGCGGTGGCAGAGTGTGCCGTGATCGGCGCACCGAATGGAGAGCGTGGGCAGATCGTCGAGGCCTTCGTGGTACTGTCTCCCGGGGTCGAACCGGATTCGGACTGTGTCGAGCGGCTGCAGGATTTCGTCAAGCAGCGTATCGCGCCTTACAAGTACCCGCGCTCGATCCGCTTCGTCGAGACGCTGCCGAAGACCGCCACCGGCAAGGTGCAGCGCTTCCGGCTGCGCCAGGAGCACTATCCCGAAAGGTGA
- a CDS encoding ABC transporter substrate-binding protein, producing the protein MKKLASVGLGLLMTTAMAAAQAQEVKIGMITTLSGGGSHLGVDVRDGFLLAIERSGRDDVEVLVQDDGNRPDLARSLSNEFMQRDNVDILTGIIFSNLAMAVVPAAVRQGTFYISPNAGPSDLAGRMCHENYFNAAYQNDNLHGAMGAYMREQGYERPIIMAPNYPAGTDALAGFKHLYEGEVVDEIYTQMGQTDYAAEIAQIRASDADSLFFFLPGGMGISFMKQWENSGVDLPVFGAAFSFDEIIIKAVGSAAIGAMNTSLWAYDLDNEANHAFVEAFRDAYDRTPTLYAAQGYDTANLILSALEKAHPDDKDAFREALREADFDSVRGKFRFGPNHHPIQDIFVREVVEGDDGQPTNRLVGIAVEDIQDVYHTQCQM; encoded by the coding sequence ATGAAGAAGCTAGCCAGTGTTGGCCTTGGCCTGCTGATGACCACCGCCATGGCGGCGGCCCAGGCCCAGGAGGTCAAGATCGGCATGATCACCACCCTGTCGGGCGGCGGCTCGCACCTGGGCGTGGACGTACGCGACGGCTTCCTGCTGGCCATCGAACGCTCCGGCCGCGACGACGTCGAAGTGCTGGTACAGGACGACGGCAACCGGCCGGACCTGGCGCGCAGCCTGTCCAACGAGTTCATGCAGCGCGACAACGTCGACATTCTCACCGGCATCATTTTCTCCAACCTGGCCATGGCGGTGGTACCGGCGGCGGTGCGCCAGGGCACCTTCTACATCTCGCCCAATGCCGGCCCCTCCGACCTGGCCGGGCGCATGTGCCACGAGAACTACTTCAACGCCGCCTACCAGAACGACAATCTGCACGGCGCGATGGGCGCCTACATGCGCGAGCAGGGCTATGAGCGCCCCATCATCATGGCGCCCAATTACCCCGCGGGCACCGACGCCCTGGCCGGCTTCAAGCACCTCTACGAAGGGGAAGTGGTCGACGAGATCTACACCCAGATGGGCCAGACCGACTACGCCGCCGAGATCGCCCAGATCCGCGCCAGCGACGCCGACAGCCTGTTCTTCTTCCTGCCCGGCGGCATGGGCATCTCATTCATGAAGCAGTGGGAGAACTCCGGGGTCGACCTGCCGGTGTTCGGTGCCGCCTTCTCCTTCGACGAGATCATCATCAAGGCGGTGGGTAGCGCGGCCATCGGTGCCATGAACACCTCGCTGTGGGCCTACGACCTCGACAACGAGGCCAACCATGCCTTCGTCGAGGCCTTCCGCGATGCCTACGACCGTACCCCGACCCTCTACGCCGCCCAGGGCTACGACACCGCCAACCTGATCCTGAGCGCCCTGGAAAAGGCCCACCCGGACGACAAGGACGCCTTCCGCGAGGCGCTGCGCGAAGCCGACTTCGACTCGGTACGCGGCAAGTTCCGCTTCGGCCCCAATCATCACCCGATCCAGGACATCTTCGTCCGCGAGGTGGTCGAGGGTGACGACGGCCAGCCGACCAACCGCCTGGTGGGCATCGCCGTGGAAGACATCCAGGACGTCTACCACACCCAGTGCCAGATGTGA
- a CDS encoding branched-chain amino acid ABC transporter permease, with product MTLLIEQLINGLQLGTMLFLMASGLTLVFGVMGLINLAHGSFYMVGAYATASVTAATGSFFIGLAAGLAAAAAVGALVELIVIRRLYHRPHLDQVLATFALILIFSEGTRWLFGSSPLWLNPPALLSGSVTLPGGLRYPIYRLVLIAVGVAVAVGMYFLITRTRLGMRIRAGESDREMIGALGVNIARLYTLVFAMGAALAGLAGALVGALQSVQVGMGEPVLILAFVVIVIGGIGSIKGALYGAILVGVVDTLGRVFLPLFFRQFMSPSEAAGVGSAIAAMLIYILMAVILAFKPKGLFAANE from the coding sequence ATGACACTACTCATCGAACAGCTCATCAACGGCCTTCAGCTCGGCACCATGCTGTTTCTCATGGCCAGCGGCCTGACCCTGGTGTTCGGCGTGATGGGGCTGATCAACCTGGCGCACGGCTCCTTCTACATGGTCGGTGCCTATGCCACGGCTTCGGTCACCGCCGCCACTGGCTCTTTCTTCATTGGCCTGGCTGCCGGTCTGGCCGCGGCTGCCGCGGTCGGTGCGCTGGTGGAGCTGATCGTGATACGTCGCCTCTACCATCGCCCGCACCTCGACCAGGTGCTGGCTACCTTCGCCCTGATCCTGATCTTCTCCGAGGGCACTCGCTGGCTGTTCGGCTCCTCGCCGCTATGGCTCAACCCTCCGGCACTGCTGTCGGGCTCGGTCACGCTGCCCGGCGGGCTGCGCTATCCCATCTATCGCCTGGTGCTCATCGCCGTGGGCGTGGCCGTGGCGGTCGGCATGTATTTCCTGATCACTCGCACGCGGCTCGGCATGCGCATTCGCGCTGGCGAGAGCGATCGCGAGATGATCGGTGCACTGGGCGTCAATATCGCCCGCTTGTACACCCTGGTGTTTGCCATGGGCGCGGCACTGGCTGGCCTCGCCGGAGCCTTGGTCGGCGCCCTGCAATCGGTCCAGGTGGGCATGGGCGAGCCGGTGCTGATTCTCGCCTTCGTGGTGATCGTGATCGGCGGCATCGGCTCGATCAAAGGGGCGCTGTATGGCGCCATCCTGGTCGGCGTGGTGGATACCCTGGGGCGGGTCTTCCTGCCGCTGTTCTTCCGCCAGTTCATGAGCCCCTCCGAGGCCGCCGGCGTCGGCTCGGCCATTGCCGCCATGCTGATCTACATCCTGATGGCCGTGATTCTCGCCTTCAAACCCAAGGGACTGTTTGCCGCCAATGAATAA
- a CDS encoding branched-chain amino acid ABC transporter permease, translating into MNKSDTPTLAPQPGLPAPAASWHDRKGLVQIGLLAVLLLVPLAAYFLGHIYYVNLASRITLVAMAAVGLNLAIGYGGMVSFGHAAYFGLGGYVAGISAYHAFDFTPVIGWPVALPGSDSMLAIWLAAILLCGLLALVIGAISLRTTGVYFIMITLAFAQMIYYFANSWPTYGGEDGLPIYLRNSLPIIDTNDALTFFLICFGGLVLSLALTSRIMKSRFGAALTMARLNDTRLATAGIAPYPIRLVAFVISAMITGLAGALYADLNGFVSPTMLSWHMSGELMVIVILGGVGRLYGPLAGAILFVMMETLLGGLTEYWKLFLGLVLLFVVLFAKHGVMGWLAGRERHE; encoded by the coding sequence ATGAATAAGTCCGACACCCCGACCCTCGCTCCCCAGCCCGGCCTGCCGGCGCCTGCGGCCAGCTGGCATGACCGCAAGGGACTGGTGCAGATCGGCCTGCTCGCCGTGCTGCTGCTGGTCCCGCTGGCGGCCTATTTCCTGGGACACATCTACTACGTCAACCTGGCCTCGCGCATCACCCTGGTCGCCATGGCGGCGGTGGGCCTCAACCTGGCCATCGGCTACGGCGGCATGGTGAGCTTCGGTCATGCCGCCTACTTCGGCCTGGGCGGCTACGTGGCCGGCATCAGCGCCTATCACGCCTTCGATTTCACCCCAGTGATCGGCTGGCCGGTCGCCCTCCCCGGCAGCGACAGCATGCTGGCGATCTGGCTCGCGGCGATCCTGCTGTGCGGCCTGCTGGCGCTGGTCATCGGCGCCATCTCGCTGCGCACTACCGGGGTCTACTTCATCATGATCACCCTGGCCTTCGCCCAGATGATCTACTATTTCGCCAACTCCTGGCCCACCTACGGCGGCGAGGACGGCCTGCCGATCTACCTGCGCAATTCGTTGCCGATCATCGATACCAACGATGCCCTGACCTTCTTCCTGATCTGCTTCGGCGGCCTGGTGCTGTCGCTCGCGCTCACCTCGCGCATCATGAAGTCGCGCTTCGGCGCCGCCCTGACCATGGCCCGGCTCAACGACACGCGACTGGCCACCGCCGGCATCGCCCCCTACCCCATCCGCCTGGTGGCCTTCGTCATCTCGGCGATGATCACCGGGCTCGCCGGGGCGCTCTACGCCGATCTCAACGGCTTCGTCAGCCCCACCATGCTGAGCTGGCACATGTCCGGCGAGCTGATGGTGATCGTGATACTCGGCGGCGTGGGGCGGCTCTACGGACCGCTGGCCGGCGCCATCCTGTTCGTGATGATGGAGACCCTGCTGGGCGGGCTGACCGAGTACTGGAAACTGTTCCTCGGCCTGGTGCTGCTGTTCGTGGTGCTGTTCGCCAAGCATGGCGTGATGGGCTGGCTGGCCGGGAGGGAACGCCATGAGTGA
- a CDS encoding ABC transporter ATP-binding protein, translating into MSDAVLTLANLNKRFGALQATRDVSLDLYPGEIHALIGPNGAGKSTLIGQIAGNLKPDAGRIVLAGRDITSLSVAQRARLGLGRSFQVSSLAEPLTVKRNVMIAVQALQGHSFRFWKPVHHDERLLAPAMEALERMALTHRTDTPVAELSHGERRQVEVACALALKPRALLLDEPMAGLGPEGSARLTELLEALKHEVPILLIEHDMDAVFRLADRISVLVAGGVIAHGDSAAIRANPQVREAYLGD; encoded by the coding sequence ATGAGTGACGCCGTGCTGACGCTTGCCAACCTCAACAAGCGCTTCGGCGCCCTGCAGGCCACCCGCGACGTCTCGCTGGACCTGTACCCGGGCGAGATTCATGCGCTGATCGGTCCCAACGGCGCCGGCAAGTCGACCCTGATCGGCCAGATCGCCGGCAACCTGAAGCCCGACGCCGGCAGGATCGTGCTGGCCGGCCGCGACATCACCTCCCTCAGCGTGGCCCAGCGGGCCCGGCTGGGGCTGGGCCGCAGCTTCCAGGTCTCGTCGCTGGCCGAGCCGCTGACGGTGAAGCGCAATGTGATGATCGCCGTGCAGGCACTGCAGGGGCACAGCTTCCGCTTCTGGAAGCCGGTGCACCACGACGAGCGCCTGCTGGCGCCGGCCATGGAGGCTCTGGAGCGCATGGCGCTGACGCATCGCACCGACACGCCGGTGGCCGAGCTCTCCCACGGCGAGCGACGCCAGGTGGAGGTGGCCTGTGCCCTGGCACTCAAGCCGCGCGCACTGCTGCTCGACGAGCCCATGGCCGGGCTCGGCCCGGAAGGCTCGGCGCGTCTCACCGAGCTGCTCGAAGCGCTCAAGCACGAGGTGCCGATCCTGCTGATCGAGCACGACATGGACGCCGTGTTCCGCCTGGCCGATCGCATCTCGGTGCTGGTGGCCGGCGGCGTGATCGCCCACGGCGACAGCGCGGCGATCCGCGCCAACCCGCAAGTCCGCGAAGCCTACCTGGGGGACTGA
- a CDS encoding ABC transporter ATP-binding protein gives MLNVTAIETFYGPSQALFGVDLSVQPGEMVALMGRNGMGKTTTIRSIFGLTPARSGSITFESHDLRRLPSYRIAQAGLGLVPEGRRCFPNLSVRENLLVTARPGLWSLERVEALFPRLAERRTQMARTLSGGEQQMLAIGRALMTNPRLLVLDEATEGLAPVIRQEIWAAIRELKAQGQSTLIVDKSLTELLPVADRCTILEKGRTVWTGEPDALDDALRDRYLGV, from the coding sequence ATGCTCAACGTCACCGCCATTGAAACCTTCTACGGCCCATCCCAGGCTTTGTTCGGCGTCGACCTCAGCGTCCAGCCGGGCGAAATGGTGGCGCTGATGGGACGCAACGGCATGGGCAAGACCACCACCATCCGCTCCATCTTCGGCCTGACCCCGGCGCGCAGCGGCAGCATCACCTTCGAGTCCCACGATCTGCGCCGCCTGCCCTCGTATCGCATCGCCCAGGCCGGGCTCGGGCTCGTTCCCGAGGGGCGCCGCTGTTTTCCCAACCTCTCGGTGCGCGAGAACCTGTTAGTCACTGCACGTCCAGGCCTCTGGAGCCTCGAACGCGTGGAGGCGCTGTTCCCCCGGCTGGCCGAACGGCGCACCCAGATGGCACGAACCCTCTCCGGCGGCGAGCAGCAGATGCTTGCCATCGGTCGCGCGCTGATGACCAATCCCCGCTTGCTGGTGCTCGACGAGGCTACCGAAGGCCTCGCCCCAGTGATCCGCCAGGAGATCTGGGCCGCCATCCGCGAGCTGAAGGCCCAGGGCCAGTCCACGCTGATCGTCGACAAGTCGCTGACCGAGCTGCTGCCGGTGGCCGACCGCTGCACCATTCTGGAGAAGGGGCGCACGGTGTGGACGGGCGAGCCCGATGCGCTCGACGACGCCCTGCGCGACCGTTACCTGGGCGTTTGA
- a CDS encoding acyl-CoA thioesterase gives MPFTTQRKVRFQHCDPAGIVFYPRYYEMLNSVVEDYFAERVGHDFNRLHVEARTGVPTAHIETDFHAPSRLGDTLTFELTLRDVGRTSLTLRTVAHCSGEPRLTCDSTLVYVDLESGRPLPWPEAMRTYFAKDCQQG, from the coding sequence ATGCCGTTCACGACCCAGCGCAAGGTGCGTTTCCAGCACTGCGACCCGGCGGGAATCGTCTTCTACCCGCGCTACTACGAGATGCTCAACTCGGTGGTCGAGGACTATTTCGCCGAGCGGGTCGGTCACGACTTCAACCGGCTCCACGTGGAAGCCCGCACTGGCGTGCCCACGGCACATATCGAGACCGACTTTCATGCCCCCAGTCGACTGGGCGACACGCTCACCTTCGAACTGACGCTACGTGACGTCGGCCGCACCAGCCTGACCCTGCGCACCGTGGCCCACTGCAGCGGCGAGCCACGCCTGACCTGCGACTCGACCTTGGTCTACGTCGACCTGGAAAGCGGCCGCCCCCTGCCCTGGCCCGAGGCCATGCGCACTTATTTCGCCAAGGACTGCCAACAAGGATAA
- a CDS encoding RidA family protein, with protein sequence MNDPVLHELLHPSHWKAAVGYANGVLASGRTIFVGGQIGWNGAQVFESDDFVAQVHQALANIVEVLNEAGAGPEHVVRLTWYVTDKQEYLARLKEVGAAYREVMGKHFPAMTMVQVADLIEDRAKVEIEATAVLPEA encoded by the coding sequence ATGAACGACCCCGTCTTGCACGAGCTTCTCCACCCCTCCCACTGGAAGGCCGCCGTGGGCTACGCCAACGGCGTGCTCGCCTCCGGCCGCACGATCTTCGTCGGCGGCCAAATCGGCTGGAACGGCGCCCAGGTATTCGAGAGCGACGACTTCGTCGCCCAGGTTCACCAGGCGCTGGCCAACATCGTCGAGGTACTCAACGAGGCCGGCGCCGGCCCTGAGCACGTGGTGCGGCTGACCTGGTACGTCACCGACAAGCAGGAGTACCTGGCCCGGCTCAAGGAGGTGGGTGCAGCCTATCGCGAAGTGATGGGCAAGCACTTCCCGGCCATGACCATGGTGCAGGTGGCCGACTTGATCGAGGATCGGGCGAAGGTGGAGATCGAGGCCACAGCAGTACTGCCTGAGGCCTGA
- a CDS encoding alpha/beta hydrolase gives MLYRDFATQEAIDREYDPMRGRDPAMLLADWQARSEAVRKRLRVSQDVAYGPTLAERMDVYHAEGEGAPLHLFFHGGYWRSLGHREFGFVAEGLVAAGISVAVVNYALCPKVAFGELVRQARAAVAWSYRNGASLGVDASRLSVSGHSAGGHLAAMLLATDWTEEYGLPAEMIKGALCISGLYDLRPFPWSWLQPKLQLTGRDVNDYSPLFLPCRVPAAVQLVAGEEESTEFARQLHAHAEHLEAHGVAVSHELTPGDDHFSILDHYAPGGRFVQRIAAFHGL, from the coding sequence ATGCTCTACCGCGACTTCGCCACCCAAGAAGCGATCGACCGTGAGTACGACCCCATGCGCGGTCGCGATCCGGCCATGCTGCTGGCCGACTGGCAGGCTCGCAGCGAAGCGGTTCGGAAGCGTTTGCGTGTATCCCAGGACGTCGCCTACGGGCCGACACTCGCCGAACGCATGGATGTCTACCACGCCGAGGGCGAGGGGGCGCCGCTGCACCTGTTCTTCCACGGGGGCTACTGGCGCTCGCTGGGTCACCGTGAGTTCGGTTTCGTTGCCGAGGGTCTGGTAGCGGCGGGCATCAGCGTGGCGGTGGTCAATTACGCGCTGTGCCCCAAGGTGGCATTCGGCGAACTGGTGAGGCAGGCGCGTGCCGCCGTGGCATGGTCGTATCGCAATGGCGCCTCGCTAGGCGTCGATGCGTCGCGCCTGAGCGTTTCCGGCCACTCCGCCGGCGGGCATCTCGCTGCCATGCTGCTGGCCACCGACTGGACGGAGGAGTACGGCCTGCCCGCCGAGATGATCAAGGGGGCGCTATGCATCAGCGGACTCTACGATCTGCGTCCTTTTCCCTGGTCGTGGCTGCAGCCCAAGCTGCAGCTCACCGGCCGCGACGTCAACGACTACAGCCCGCTGTTCCTGCCCTGCCGGGTGCCCGCAGCGGTGCAACTGGTGGCGGGCGAAGAGGAGTCCACCGAGTTTGCCCGCCAGTTGCACGCTCACGCCGAACACCTCGAGGCCCATGGTGTGGCGGTCAGCCATGAGCTCACGCCTGGCGACGATCACTTCTCGATCCTGGATCACTACGCGCCGGGCGGGCGCTTCGTTCAGCGTATCGCGGCCTTTCATGGTCTCTGA
- a CDS encoding disulfide bond formation protein B has protein sequence MSGTRLQRLSVRQWSLAGLAFCALMMAVALGLEHIGGLEPCPLCIFQRVAVLAAAAVFAVAAIHNPHGRIGAALYGGLSLAAVLGGIGVAWRHLWLQSLPPDQVPSCGPGLDYMMDILPMRDVVAMVLSGSGECAEIDFLLLGISLPGWTLIGFVVLSLAPLGILLGAFRQCRSSLNGSHRPA, from the coding sequence ATGAGCGGAACGAGACTGCAACGCCTCTCCGTGCGCCAGTGGAGTCTGGCCGGACTGGCCTTCTGCGCCCTGATGATGGCCGTCGCCCTGGGCCTGGAGCACATCGGCGGGCTCGAGCCCTGCCCGCTGTGCATCTTCCAGCGGGTCGCCGTGCTGGCCGCGGCGGCCGTGTTCGCCGTCGCGGCGATCCATAACCCGCATGGACGTATCGGCGCAGCCCTCTACGGTGGACTGTCGCTGGCCGCAGTGCTGGGCGGTATCGGTGTGGCCTGGCGTCACCTGTGGCTGCAGTCGTTGCCGCCGGACCAGGTGCCGAGCTGCGGTCCCGGTCTCGACTACATGATGGACATCCTGCCCATGCGTGACGTGGTCGCCATGGTGTTATCCGGCTCCGGTGAGTGCGCCGAGATCGATTTCCTGCTGCTGGGTATCTCGCTGCCTGGCTGGACCCTGATCGGCTTCGTCGTACTCTCCCTGGCGCCGCTGGGAATCCTGCTGGGCGCCTTTCGCCAGTGCCGCTCGAGCCTGAACGGTAGCCACCGCCCGGCGTGA